One Loxodonta africana isolate mLoxAfr1 chromosome 4, mLoxAfr1.hap2, whole genome shotgun sequence genomic region harbors:
- the WASHC1 gene encoding WASH complex subunit 1 isoform X3, translating into MTPVRTQHSLAGQTYTVPLIQPDLRREEAIQQVADALQYLQKVSGDIFSRISQRVELSRSQLQAIGERVSLAQAKIEKIKGSKKAIKVFSSAKYPAPEHLREYSSIFTGAQDPSLQRRPRHRIQSKHRPLDERALQEKLKYFPVCVNTKPEPEDEAEEGLGGLPSNISSVSSLLLFNTTENLYKKYVFLDPLAGAVTKTHVMLGAETEEKLFDAPLSISKREHLEQQVLENYFYVPDLGQVPEIDVPCYLPDLPGIADDLMYSADLGPGIAPSAPGTIPELPTFHTDLTGPLKPDLEGGVLTAPPPPPPPPPPPPVLVSAPPPPPPPQTVAPPGQGAREDNGSSSVSPSVYLQHPEVAVIPHWIMYSYTISTPIIHRVHWREGAGRAWTHEPPEPG; encoded by the exons ATGACTCCCGTGAGGACCCAGCACTCCTTGGCGGGCCAGACCTACACAGTGCCTCTCATCCAGCCGGACCTGCGGCGAGAGGAGGCCATCCAGCAAGTGGCAGATGCCCTGCAGTACCTACAGAAGGTCTCTGGAGACATCTTTAGCAG GATCTCCCAGCGGGTAGAACTGAGCCGAAGCCAGCTTCAGGCCATTGGAGAGAGGGTCTCCTTGGCCCAGGCCAAAATCGAGAAGATCAAGGGCAGCAAGAAGGCCATCAAG GTGTTCTCCAGTGCTAAATACCCAGCCCCAGAGCACCTGCGGGAGTACAGCTCCATCTTCACAGGAGCCCAGGACCCCAGCCTCCAGAGACGTCCCCggcacaggatccagagcaagcaccGGCCCCTGGATGAGCGGGCTCTGCAG GAGAAGCTGAAGTACTTCCCTGTGTGTGTGAACACCAAGCCAGAGCCTGAGGATGAGGCCGAGGAGGGGCTGGGGGGTCTTCCCAGCAACATCAGCTCCGTCAGCTCCTTGCTGCTCTTCAACACCACTGAGAACCT GTACAAAAAATATGTCTTTCTGGACCCCCTGGCTGGAGCTGTAACAAAGACCCATGTGATGCTGGGGGCAGAGACGGAGGAGAAGCTATTTGATGCCCCTCTGTCCATAAGCAAGAGAGAGCACCTGGAGCAACAG GTTCTAGAGAACTACTTCTATGTGCCTGACCTGGGCCAAGTACCCGAGATCGACGTGCCGTGCTACCTGCCCGACCTGCCGGGCATCGCCGATGACCTCATGTACAGTGCCGATCTGGGCCCCGGCATTGCTCCCTCGGCCCCCGGCACCATCCCAGAACTACCCACCTTCCACACAGACCTGACCGGGCCTCTCAAGCCAG ACCTAGAAGGTGGGGTGTTAACAGCACCCCCGccccctccacctccaccaccacctcccccagTGCTGGTCAGCGCTCCCCCACCGCCGCCACCACCCCAGACTGTGGCCCCTCCAGGCCAGGGCGCCAGGGAGGACAATGGCAGCAGCAGCGTGTCCCCGTCAG TCTATCTCCAGCACCCAGAAGTGGCAGTTATCCCTCATTGGATCATGTATTCATACACCATCAGCACGCCAATAATTCACAGGGTCCACTGGAGAGAGGGAGCAGGGAGGGCCTGGACGCATGAACCTCCTGAGCCTGGATGA